The Pirellulales bacterium genome contains the following window.
GCGTCAGATCGATGCGCCGTTGATCCCGCTTCAGATCGAACACATCGTCGCCCGCAAGCATGGCGGCGGCGATCAGGCAGCAACCTCACTGGCATCGATTCGGAAACCAATCAAATCACGCCGCTATTCGACCCTCGCCGCCAACATTGGGACGAGCATTTTACTTGGGATGGCTTGCGGATTATTGGCGCGAGTGCGGTCGGCCGAACGACCGTGCGAGTTCTGGACTTAAATTCGCCTACCAGATTGCGCGTTCGTTTGCCGACTCGCAACGAGTGACCCGGTCAAGAGAATCGGCGCGCCGTGCAATCGAGAGTAACGCTGATTAACTGATGCTCGATTCTCGCTCGCGCAACCGCCGTTCCGTGAGTTCGATCGCCTTGAGCGGACCGCGGGCTTTGTTCAAGGTCTCTTGATATTCGGCGGCCGGCTGGCTGTCGGCGACGATCCCGGCCCCGACTTGCACGTAAGCCTTGCGCCCTTGCACGACGATCGTTCGCAGGGCGATGCAGGTGTCCATGTTGCCGCTGTAGTCGATGTAGCCGACCGCCCCGGCATAGGGCCCGCGGCGATGCGGCTCCAGTTCGTCGATGATCTGCATGGCGCGAACTTTCGGAGCGCCCGAGACAGTGCCCGCCGGGAGGCAGGCTCGCAAGGCGTCGAAAGCGTCCTTTCCCTCGACCAATTGGCCGGTGACGTTCGAGGTGATGTGCATGACGTGGCTATAGCGCTCGATCGTCATCGTGTCGGTCACTTCGACCGAGCGATAGCGGGCGACGCGGCCCACGTCGTTGCGCCCCAGATCGACGAGCATCACGTGCTCGGCTCGCTCCTTTTCATCGGCCAGCAACTCCTCGGCGAGCCGCTTGTCTTCCTCCTCGGTGCGGCCGCGGCGCCGCGTGCCCGCCAGCGGGCGAACTGTCACCCGGCCGTCCACGACCCGTACCAGCACCTCAGGCGAGCTGCCCACCAGCGTGACGCTCGGCGTGCGCAGGTAGAACATGAACGGGCTGGGATTCACGACCCGCAGCGTGCGGTAAATCTCAAACGGATCGGCCATGATGTCCAGCTCCAGCCGCTGGCTGAGCACGACCTGGAAAATATCGCCAGCCCGAATGTATTCAACACATTTTTCGACCGCCCGCTCGAAATCGGGCTGACTGAAATTGGCCGTGCTCGGGATTTGTGGATCGCCGGAAGTGTCGATGTCGGCCACGGGCAAATCGGAGCCGGGCGCCGCCAACTCCGCGACCATCTCGTCCACGCGGCGGCAGGCGGCGGCATAAGCAGTGGCCGGATCGGTCCCGTCGAGACGGGCCATTGCCACCACGACGACCGTCTTATTGATATTGTCGAATACCACCATCCGATCGTAGAAGGCGAACGCCAAATCGGGCAGGTGGCGATCATCGGCAGGCGCGTTCGGCAGATGCTCGACGTAGCGCACCACGTCGTAGCCCGCGTATCCCACCGCGCCGCTAATGAACGGCGGCAACTCAGGGAGCCGCTCCGCTCGCAGCTCATCGACGCGCCGCTTCAATTCAGCCAGCGGGTCGGCCGATTCGAAGACATCGGTCCCCTGCGGCGTGACGATCGTGATCCGCTGCCCGCGGGCCTCGATCTGCATGAACGGATCGGCGGTAAGGAAGCTGTATCGCCCGACCTTCTCGCCGCCCACCACGCTTTCGAACAAGCAAGCGCAAGGTCCCTTATCCAGCTTGTGAAAGGCGGAGACCGGCGTCAGGCAATC
Protein-coding sequences here:
- the trpE gene encoding anthranilate synthase component I; translated protein: MHYPDFDKFAKLAGNARLVPVYRRIMADCLTPVSAFHKLDKGPCACLFESVVGGEKVGRYSFLTADPFMQIEARGQRITIVTPQGTDVFESADPLAELKRRVDELRAERLPELPPFISGAVGYAGYDVVRYVEHLPNAPADDRHLPDLAFAFYDRMVVFDNINKTVVVVAMARLDGTDPATAYAAACRRVDEMVAELAAPGSDLPVADIDTSGDPQIPSTANFSQPDFERAVEKCVEYIRAGDIFQVVLSQRLELDIMADPFEIYRTLRVVNPSPFMFYLRTPSVTLVGSSPEVLVRVVDGRVTVRPLAGTRRRGRTEEEDKRLAEELLADEKERAEHVMLVDLGRNDVGRVARYRSVEVTDTMTIERYSHVMHITSNVTGQLVEGKDAFDALRACLPAGTVSGAPKVRAMQIIDELEPHRRGPYAGAVGYIDYSGNMDTCIALRTIVVQGRKAYVQVGAGIVADSQPAAEYQETLNKARGPLKAIELTERRLRERESSIS